A part of Pectobacterium cacticida genomic DNA contains:
- a CDS encoding DNA polymerase III subunit theta, whose amino-acid sequence MTHNLGDLPREERDKVNVDLAASGVAYKERLNLPVIAEQIEREQPEHLREYFRQRVAHYREISKQYPRGTDPIYQKMAEDNGKR is encoded by the coding sequence GTGACGCACAATTTAGGGGATTTGCCGCGAGAAGAGCGGGATAAAGTGAACGTTGATTTGGCTGCATCAGGCGTAGCCTACAAAGAACGTCTTAATTTGCCTGTTATCGCAGAGCAGATTGAGAGAGAGCAGCCTGAGCACTTACGTGAGTATTTTCGCCAACGTGTTGCGCATTACAGAGAAATAAGTAAACAATATCCCCGTGGTACTGACCCGATATATCAAAAGATGGCAGAAGATAACGGCAAGAGATAA
- a CDS encoding ArdC-like ssDNA-binding domain-containing protein — protein MKTFTLQDAGDICRLLTERLMQSVNAGKTPWRQSVIRQGIPEHALSGQRFTGINALLLWQSALQNGLISNRWLTGDDLRSLGGRIIPGQRPTTVVRYKPSLSLFRVINIEQCEGLSDMLQPGWPWPPSRVPGMERLGEWQFASQVQVLFNAQRPAVYLPDSDRIELPKHDLDSLASLLIRATGHPTRLGRFTVPNDLPDINTYLQEALVADIGRALLAARAGIFLAGDPMWTGERGSDPWILFKSASEAGKAVDWLEKQRLATLPFDDVQHWQRQAEHLLTTHYGQQLDDTTLVCDSVVHQHLRYNISPSQAVNALARIYDWPRSDMPTALFTPELNSVADALARFSLDPGSLAVHRVASDIDDSDVVQEAPELGTLLLPPPFAESVDEVAANDEDEGDDPDDPGNLSTLPWVANQGRKNPHRETFIRQFQEIAPYENRWTVFSDFIHMSAAALHNRCHFVQEIEDDYMRRIKRYKTDDQRRFPVLFNTLVDGMEFSASDFLGSVFMELELGDHRQGQYFTPYSVGYMMAKMQLAEGLSALSSGERDFITVSDPACGAGGLVVAMAQAMLEAGFNPQKQMMAVCVDIDPVAAMMAYVQLSLSGIPAMVIVGDTLRMAFHQTWRTPFWMMFGWERKWTREQERKAQQKVA, from the coding sequence ATGAAAACTTTCACATTACAGGATGCCGGTGATATTTGCCGGCTGTTAACAGAACGTCTGATGCAGAGTGTCAACGCGGGTAAAACGCCGTGGCGACAGAGTGTTATTCGCCAGGGGATACCGGAACACGCATTAAGCGGACAACGGTTCACCGGTATTAATGCTTTATTGCTCTGGCAGTCAGCGTTACAAAACGGTTTGATATCAAACCGTTGGCTGACGGGCGATGACCTGCGTTCTCTGGGGGGAAGGATAATTCCCGGACAGAGACCAACCACGGTCGTTCGGTATAAACCCTCACTTTCGCTGTTTCGTGTCATCAACATCGAGCAGTGCGAAGGATTATCCGACATGTTGCAACCCGGATGGCCATGGCCACCGTCTCGCGTTCCTGGCATGGAACGGCTAGGGGAGTGGCAGTTTGCTTCTCAGGTTCAGGTACTTTTCAACGCACAACGCCCGGCAGTTTACCTGCCTGACAGCGATCGCATTGAATTACCCAAGCACGATTTGGATAGCCTTGCCTCACTGCTTATTCGTGCAACCGGGCATCCAACCCGGCTTGGTCGTTTTACGGTTCCGAATGATTTACCTGACATAAACACGTACCTGCAGGAGGCGCTCGTCGCTGATATCGGGCGGGCGTTGCTTGCGGCTAGGGCAGGTATATTTCTTGCCGGCGACCCGATGTGGACAGGAGAACGGGGTTCAGATCCCTGGATACTGTTTAAATCTGCTTCTGAAGCAGGCAAGGCGGTTGATTGGCTGGAAAAACAGCGCTTGGCCACATTGCCGTTCGATGATGTTCAGCATTGGCAGAGACAGGCAGAACATCTGTTAACTACTCATTATGGCCAGCAGTTGGATGATACGACGTTAGTGTGTGACAGCGTGGTGCATCAGCACTTGCGCTACAACATTTCACCGTCACAGGCGGTCAATGCGTTGGCACGGATTTATGACTGGCCGCGGAGTGATATGCCGACGGCATTGTTCACGCCAGAGTTGAATAGCGTTGCTGATGCATTGGCGCGTTTCTCACTGGATCCCGGAAGCCTGGCTGTTCATCGTGTCGCCAGCGACATCGATGATAGCGACGTCGTTCAGGAGGCTCCTGAACTTGGCACGTTGTTGCTACCGCCACCGTTTGCTGAATCGGTCGATGAGGTTGCGGCCAATGATGAGGACGAAGGAGATGATCCGGACGATCCAGGTAATCTGTCGACGCTTCCCTGGGTTGCTAATCAGGGCCGGAAAAATCCACACCGGGAAACGTTTATCCGCCAGTTTCAGGAAATTGCACCGTATGAGAACCGTTGGACGGTCTTCAGCGATTTTATTCACATGTCGGCAGCGGCGTTACATAACCGATGCCATTTTGTGCAGGAAATCGAAGATGATTACATGCGGCGAATAAAACGTTACAAGACAGATGATCAGCGTCGTTTCCCTGTGCTTTTCAACACACTGGTCGACGGTATGGAATTCAGTGCCTCAGATTTTCTCGGCTCTGTTTTTATGGAACTTGAGCTGGGCGATCATCGCCAGGGGCAGTATTTCACCCCCTATTCTGTTGGTTACATGATGGCGAAAATGCAACTGGCTGAGGGTTTGTCAGCACTGTCCAGCGGGGAACGGGATTTCATTACCGTCTCAGATCCTGCGTGCGGCGCCGGTGGCCTGGTTGTTGCAATGGCACAAGCCATGCTTGAAGCAGGCTTTAACCCGCAGAAACAGATGATGGCCGTTTGTGTCGATATCGATCCCGTTGCCGCAATGATGGCGTATGTACAACTGTCTCTGAGTGGTATCCCGGCGATGGTCATCGTGGGTGATACGTTACGCATGGCATTTCACCAAACCTGGCGTACGCCTTTCTGGATGATGTTTGGCTGGGAACGTAAATGGACCCGTGAACAAGAGCGAAAAGCTCAACAGAAAGTCGCCTGA
- the radC gene encoding RadC family protein: MSELTFSHTTVYPDRESRVINMALALLERNIKKRKAVTSPDEVKAYLRLKLECLDREVFVAMFLNNKHQLIASEFLFAGSINSVEIHPREVVRRAVLLNAAAVIFAHNHPSGNADPSNADRQITERLVNALALIDVRVLDHIVVGHGEMVSFAERGWL; encoded by the coding sequence ATGAGCGAGTTAACCTTTTCTCACACCACTGTTTATCCCGATCGGGAGTCACGTGTCATCAATATGGCATTGGCGCTGCTTGAGCGGAATATCAAGAAACGAAAAGCGGTGACGTCCCCTGATGAAGTTAAAGCTTACTTACGTCTGAAGCTGGAGTGTTTGGATCGAGAGGTTTTTGTCGCGATGTTCCTGAACAATAAGCATCAGTTAATTGCCAGTGAATTCCTTTTTGCTGGATCGATTAACAGCGTTGAGATCCATCCACGTGAAGTCGTCCGCCGTGCTGTTCTTCTGAATGCCGCCGCGGTCATTTTTGCACATAACCATCCTTCCGGTAATGCTGACCCCAGCAATGCCGATCGGCAAATCACCGAGAGGCTGGTTAACGCACTGGCTCTGATTGATGTCCGCGTGCTGGATCATATTGTTGTTGGCCACGGTGAAATGGTGTCGTTCGCCGAACGTGGTTGGTTATAA
- a CDS encoding IS481 family transposase has protein sequence MLHTNNPIIKHKAGLLNLAEELSNVSKACKIMGVSRDTFYRYRELAEEGGVDALINRSRRAPNLKNRTDEVTERAVVDYAVAFPAHGQHRTSNELRKQGVFISGSGVRSVWLRHNLENFKKRLKALEEKVARDGIELTDSQIAALERKASDDEACGEIETAHPGYLGSQDTFYVGNLKGVGRIYQQTFVDTYSKVAHCKLYVTKTPITAADLLNDRVLPFYESQGLPMLRILTDRGTEFCGKVEQHDYQLYLAINDIEHTKTKAMSPQTNGICERFHKTILNEFYQVTFRKKLYGALDTLQSDLDEWLAHYNNERTHQGKMCCGRTPMETLLDGKRIWSEKNLGQM, from the coding sequence ATGCTTCATACTAACAATCCCATCATCAAACACAAAGCCGGTTTGCTCAATCTGGCTGAAGAACTCAGTAACGTGTCGAAAGCCTGCAAAATCATGGGCGTCTCTCGCGATACGTTTTACCGATATCGCGAGCTGGCCGAGGAAGGTGGCGTGGATGCGTTGATAAATCGCAGCCGTCGTGCCCCTAACCTTAAGAACCGAACCGATGAGGTCACTGAGCGGGCTGTTGTTGATTATGCTGTCGCATTCCCGGCTCACGGCCAGCACAGGACCAGCAACGAGCTGCGTAAACAGGGCGTTTTTATCTCCGGCAGTGGTGTCCGTTCTGTCTGGTTACGTCATAACCTTGAGAACTTCAAAAAACGCCTGAAAGCACTGGAAGAAAAAGTGGCCCGTGACGGCATTGAACTGACTGACAGCCAGATCGCAGCGCTGGAACGTAAAGCCAGTGATGATGAAGCCTGTGGTGAGATTGAAACCGCTCATCCGGGTTATCTGGGTTCACAGGACACGTTCTATGTAGGCAACCTGAAAGGCGTCGGGCGTATCTATCAGCAGACGTTCGTTGATACGTACTCGAAAGTGGCACACTGCAAGCTCTACGTCACTAAAACACCGATTACAGCGGCTGATTTACTGAATGATCGTGTGCTGCCATTTTATGAGTCTCAGGGGCTACCGATGCTGAGGATACTGACCGACAGGGGCACTGAGTTCTGCGGCAAAGTGGAGCAGCATGATTACCAGCTTTATCTGGCGATAAATGACATTGAGCATACGAAAACGAAGGCAATGTCACCGCAGACCAACGGCATCTGCGAGCGGTTCCATAAAACGATACTGAATGAGTTTTATCAGGTGACGTTCCGCAAAAAGTTGTATGGTGCTCTCGACACATTACAATCGGATCTTGATGAATGGCTGGCTCACTATAATAATGAGCGAACTCATCAGGGGAAAATGTGCTGTGGCCGGACGCCAATGGAAACATTACTTGATGGAAAGCGCATCTGGTCTGAGAAAAATTTAGGCCAGATGTAA
- a CDS encoding integrase domain-containing protein, translating to MSRKSARSKIEIFRKNFITHARNVSGGYATSADRMRIATYFLNYLRDNGIKLRHTDSIKTRHFSGYLLSRKEKGISERTVCNERAALRGVFGSLGKQSLADPDNPLLSNKTLGLESSSRNGTKSALTAEEFRQAFIEVEKKDKGVAATMLLAQTLGLRTKEAVESCKSISTWKKALETGQNSVRVVFGSKGGRPRDTVILDREALKYAISYAEKVMRENNGKLIDKPDIRKAIDKYRYHVRRVGLVGKKAPHSMRYQFSQDARKYYEEKGFSEKEIYAQVSMDLGHGDGRGRYVKQVYFKGDEDE from the coding sequence ATGAGCAGAAAATCAGCAAGATCGAAAATTGAAATATTCAGGAAAAACTTCATCACCCATGCCCGCAATGTGTCCGGAGGGTATGCTACAAGCGCGGACAGGATGCGTATTGCGACATATTTTCTTAATTACCTCAGGGATAATGGGATTAAATTACGGCATACAGACAGTATCAAGACACGTCATTTTTCTGGCTATCTTCTCAGCAGAAAAGAAAAGGGCATTTCCGAAAGAACGGTTTGTAATGAACGAGCCGCCCTCCGGGGGGTATTTGGTAGCCTGGGAAAGCAGTCATTAGCCGATCCTGATAATCCGTTACTCAGTAATAAAACGCTGGGGCTGGAAAGCAGCAGCCGCAATGGAACAAAATCCGCCCTGACGGCAGAGGAATTCAGGCAGGCATTTATTGAGGTGGAAAAAAAAGATAAAGGTGTTGCCGCAACAATGTTACTTGCCCAGACTTTGGGATTACGAACAAAAGAAGCTGTTGAATCCTGTAAATCGATTTCAACCTGGAAAAAAGCGCTGGAGACGGGTCAGAATTCTGTCAGGGTTGTTTTTGGCTCAAAAGGTGGCCGTCCAAGAGATACGGTTATTCTGGACAGGGAGGCCTTAAAATATGCCATCAGTTATGCTGAAAAAGTTATGCGGGAAAATAACGGTAAACTTATAGATAAACCTGATATCAGAAAAGCGATCGATAAATACCGGTACCATGTTCGTCGTGTCGGATTAGTGGGGAAAAAAGCGCCACACAGTATGCGTTACCAGTTTTCTCAGGATGCAAGAAAATATTATGAAGAAAAAGGGTTTTCGGAAAAGGAAATTTACGCTCAGGTTTCGATGGATTTAGGTCATGGCGATGGACGAGGACGCTATGTTAAACAGGTCTATTTTAAAGGTGATGAAGATGAGTAA
- a CDS encoding DUF2726 domain-containing protein: MDFIALVFLIIILVFWFLKRPPNNKEKKAPPTFKNDSGIKYGDLSVFDTAPKKWETRDALFWGVINSGTCINRKGYFLSECERKFYDNLTAWHGNYCDIHCQVSLGQLTTIPKGTLSDEEYRRFSAIVNNMALDYVLVSKKTNKVVCVIELDDATHQREKRIERDRKLNKILSLAKIGFLRVPVGNVDDKPDIWKERDSIH; the protein is encoded by the coding sequence ATGGATTTCATTGCGCTTGTTTTTCTAATTATTATTTTAGTGTTTTGGTTTTTAAAGAGGCCTCCGAATAACAAGGAAAAAAAGGCTCCTCCAACCTTCAAAAACGATAGTGGCATAAAGTATGGGGATTTATCTGTTTTCGATACTGCTCCTAAAAAATGGGAAACAAGAGATGCTCTTTTCTGGGGAGTGATTAATAGTGGTACTTGTATTAATAGGAAAGGTTACTTTTTAAGTGAGTGTGAACGGAAGTTCTATGATAATTTAACCGCATGGCATGGTAATTATTGTGATATTCATTGCCAGGTTTCTTTAGGCCAGTTGACGACAATACCCAAAGGAACCTTGTCGGATGAAGAGTATCGACGTTTTTCAGCAATAGTAAATAATATGGCTTTAGATTACGTCCTTGTTTCAAAGAAAACAAATAAAGTGGTTTGTGTAATCGAACTTGATGATGCAACTCATCAAAGAGAAAAACGTATTGAGCGAGACAGGAAATTAAATAAAATATTGTCTCTGGCAAAAATAGGTTTCTTACGTGTTCCTGTCGGTAATGTTGATGATAAGCCCGATATTTGGAAAGAAAGAGATTCAATCCATTAA